The DNA segment AATACCTGTAATTATGGGTACATTATTTTTTGAAGCTTCTTTACTTAATTTCATAAGTTGTATTTGTTTTTCTACACTTAAAGCTTGAGAATCACCTGCACTACCATTACAAAAAAGCCCATCTAATCCTTTAGAAATTCCAAATTCACAATAATTAATAAATTCTTTTTCATTGATACTTCCATCTTTATGATAAGGAGTCAATAAAGCCGGCAAAGTTCCTTTTAAAATTCCCATTTTCAATCCTTTAACTTATATTTTTTGTATATACAAAATATTATTTATATGCAAAAAATATAACAAAATATTCTAAATTTTAAAAATAAGCAAAAATTCAATAAAATAAGCCTAATTACGAATAAATCACATAATTTTTATACAATTAGCTAAAAAAATATTTTATACAAAGTGTTACAAAATGTAAAAAAATATAATTAAAGGAGTAAAAATGAAACATCAACCTACTTTAAGAGTATTAAAAATTTTAGAGTTATTAGCTTGTGAAAAAAATTTAACTTTAAGTCAAATTGCAAAAAACTTAGATATTCCAACAGGAACACTCTCGCCAATATTAAAAACTTTACAAGAAAATAGATATATATTTTGTAAAAATAAATTTTATTGTCTTGATAATAAAATTTTAGAATTAAGCTTAAGTATAAAAAATGAAAATAGCGTTATGGAACTTATAAAAAAACATATGAAAATTATAAGAGATTTAAGTGGTCAAACCTGTCAAATGGGAATTTTAAAAGGGGGACAAGTATTATACCTTGAAAAATTTGACACAAATAATGAAATACAACTTAAATCTTTTATAGGAACAACTTATCCTGCCTATGCAACCTCTTTAGGAAAAGCTTTATTAGAAAAAAAAAG comes from the Campylobacter insulaenigrae NCTC 12927 genome and includes:
- a CDS encoding IclR family transcriptional regulator, which encodes MKHQPTLRVLKILELLACEKNLTLSQIAKNLDIPTGTLSPILKTLQENRYIFCKNKFYCLDNKILELSLSIKNENSVMELIKKHMKIIRDLSGQTCQMGILKGGQVLYLEKFDTNNEIQLKSFIGTTYPAYATSLGKALLEKKSKKELQTIYEKKLTKITPNTLNSIEQLYEQLQIIKKEKIAIESGEMNPQIECMAIGIEHKGKIIAAISISYLIFYSNEDFREKNKKILLEEKNKIEKTLLLNFPNIEKIY